From Mycolicibacterium nivoides, a single genomic window includes:
- the rpmE gene encoding 50S ribosomal protein L31, protein MKTGIHPEYVETTVHCGCGNTFQTRSTKQSGQIVVEVCSQCHPFYTGKQKILDSGGRVARFEKRYGKRKPAGDQAATADK, encoded by the coding sequence ATGAAAACAGGCATTCATCCGGAGTATGTCGAGACCACGGTGCACTGTGGTTGCGGCAACACCTTCCAGACCCGTAGCACCAAGCAGAGCGGCCAGATCGTGGTCGAGGTCTGCTCGCAGTGCCACCCGTTCTACACCGGCAAGCAGAAGATCCTCGACAGCGGCGGCCGCGTGGCCCGCTTCGAGAAGCGGTACGGCAAGCGCAAGCCTGCCGGTGATCAGGCTGCTACAGCCGACAAGTAG
- the fadD1 gene encoding fatty-acid--CoA ligase FadD1 produces MAETLQQLLREREGGDTVAVKYGDRTWTWREHVAEAKAQAATLIAMADPQRPLHVGTLLGNTPDMLTALAAAALGGYVLCGINNTRRGDALARDIARVECQVVLVDDQHRRLLDGVDLPDVTVIDVSDTTWSPRELTPHREVGPDDTFMMIFTSGTSGEPKAVEVAHSIVLFSAAALVQRYDLTEADTCYLAMPLFHSNGVYAGWGVALSSGASMAPAQFSASGFLPDIRRYGATYMNYVGKPLAYILATAEQSDDHDNPLRVAFGNEAADRDIDEFSRRFGCSVWDGFGSTELAIIITRSEGTPAGSVGQGFPGVAIYDPETVEECAIAEFDATGALVNADVATGELVNTNGSGMFRGYHNDQGATDERLRHGMYWSGDLAYRDADGWIYLAGRTADWMRVDGENITAAPIERILLRQPVISRVAVYPVPDEFVGDQVMAAIVLRDDQELTPEAFAEFLAGQADLSPKSWPRYVWLAEDLPSTATNKILKRELVALGADPAGRVVWKRDGTAYAAI; encoded by the coding sequence ATGGCCGAAACGCTGCAGCAGTTGCTCCGCGAGCGCGAAGGAGGCGACACGGTCGCCGTCAAGTACGGCGACCGCACCTGGACCTGGCGCGAGCACGTGGCCGAGGCGAAAGCTCAGGCTGCCACGTTGATCGCGATGGCCGATCCGCAGCGTCCACTGCATGTCGGCACGCTTCTGGGCAATACCCCCGACATGCTGACCGCGCTCGCCGCCGCGGCGCTCGGCGGCTACGTGCTGTGCGGTATCAACAACACCCGGCGCGGCGATGCGCTGGCGCGGGATATCGCCCGGGTCGAGTGTCAGGTCGTCCTGGTCGACGACCAGCACCGCCGGCTGCTCGACGGCGTCGACCTGCCGGACGTCACCGTCATCGACGTTTCCGATACCACCTGGTCGCCGAGGGAACTCACCCCGCACCGCGAGGTCGGGCCCGACGACACCTTCATGATGATCTTTACCTCGGGCACCAGCGGCGAGCCCAAGGCTGTCGAGGTGGCCCACTCGATCGTGCTGTTCTCGGCTGCGGCGCTGGTGCAGCGCTACGACCTCACCGAAGCGGACACCTGCTACCTGGCCATGCCGTTGTTCCACTCCAACGGGGTGTACGCGGGGTGGGGCGTCGCCCTCAGTTCGGGCGCATCCATGGCGCCGGCACAGTTCTCCGCGTCCGGCTTCCTGCCGGACATCCGCCGCTACGGCGCGACGTACATGAACTACGTCGGCAAGCCGTTGGCCTACATCCTGGCCACCGCCGAGCAGTCCGACGACCACGACAACCCGCTGCGGGTGGCGTTCGGCAACGAGGCCGCCGACCGTGACATCGACGAATTCAGCCGCCGGTTCGGCTGCAGCGTGTGGGACGGCTTCGGGTCGACCGAGCTGGCGATCATCATCACCCGCTCCGAAGGCACACCGGCAGGCAGCGTCGGCCAGGGCTTCCCCGGGGTGGCGATCTACGACCCGGAGACCGTCGAAGAGTGCGCAATCGCGGAATTCGACGCCACCGGAGCCCTGGTCAATGCCGACGTTGCCACCGGTGAGCTGGTCAACACCAACGGCAGCGGGATGTTCCGCGGCTACCACAACGATCAGGGCGCGACCGATGAGCGACTTCGGCACGGCATGTACTGGTCGGGTGACCTGGCCTACCGCGACGCCGACGGCTGGATCTACCTGGCCGGCCGAACCGCTGATTGGATGCGGGTGGATGGCGAGAACATCACCGCCGCCCCCATCGAGCGAATCCTGCTGCGGCAGCCGGTGATCAGCCGGGTGGCGGTCTACCCGGTACCCGATGAATTCGTCGGCGATCAGGTGATGGCCGCCATCGTGCTGCGCGACGACCAGGAGCTCACCCCGGAAGCGTTTGCCGAATTCCTCGCCGGTCAGGCGGATCTGTCGCCCAAGTCCTGGCCTCGGTACGTCTGGCTCGCCGAAGATCTGCCCAGCACCGCGACCAACAAGATCCTCAAGCGCGAACTGGTCGCCCTCGGCGCCGATCCGGCCGGCCGGGTGGTGTGGAAGCGCGACGGCACGGCGTACGCGGCCATCTGA
- a CDS encoding TetR/AcrR family transcriptional regulator: MYLTPSEDQETPQLTSTTSPRSVRDRLIDAAEECLRTKGIRATTVSEVAEAAGVSRGWLYRHFPDKVTLLGAVIVRLTDTFWSEAQAVLEQIDGLDRQIAWGVGNGLRAYDDPGAVVMKLRTEEPEEFAACAGAGVQGMIPDLAEFWSPYLAAARDRGEVRADIDIPEASEWVARVLISLATVPGNTLDPSDGDAVLAQVRRYLMPGLRPDPTA; this comes from the coding sequence ATGTACCTAACCCCATCAGAAGACCAGGAGACACCACAGTTGACCAGCACCACCTCTCCGCGCAGCGTGCGAGATCGACTGATAGACGCTGCCGAAGAATGCCTGCGCACCAAGGGCATTCGCGCGACCACGGTCTCGGAGGTGGCCGAGGCCGCAGGTGTGTCCCGCGGGTGGCTGTACCGCCACTTCCCCGACAAGGTGACGCTGCTGGGCGCCGTGATCGTCCGGCTCACTGACACGTTCTGGTCGGAAGCGCAGGCCGTGCTCGAACAGATCGACGGCCTGGATCGGCAGATCGCCTGGGGTGTGGGCAACGGCCTGCGGGCGTACGACGACCCAGGTGCGGTGGTGATGAAACTCCGCACCGAGGAGCCCGAGGAATTCGCCGCCTGCGCGGGCGCCGGCGTGCAGGGCATGATCCCCGACCTGGCCGAATTCTGGTCGCCTTACCTGGCGGCCGCGCGCGACCGCGGCGAGGTCCGCGCCGACATCGACATCCCCGAGGCATCGGAATGGGTTGCGCGAGTGTTGATCTCGCTGGCGACCGTACCGGGCAACACGCTCGATCCCAGTGACGGGGACGCAGTGCTGGCCCAGGTTCGGCGCTACTTGATGCCCGGGTTGCGCCCCGATCCAACCGCCTGA
- the rho gene encoding transcription termination factor Rho has protein sequence MTDTDLFTADSANGTGDLPNAVTSESTATADTAAPAAASAPGTDTARRASSARPASLSTMVLPELRALAKEIGVEGASGLRKSELIAAIRAHRGESNGATEAPKNAPADAQSDAGAEAAEQPATRRRERRGSSRQAGAPAADAVQDDAGNEAVKVEAKAEAAAEADTKNTEPAAEQQEKPAKRERQERREKREQSGDENKADNKAENKTDTKQDDKRDQKQDRDQKQDRGQGRDQSDQQDNQQNRGGNSSGNNDDDGDGDGRQGRRGRRFRDRDRRRRGERGAEGGNETELREDDVVQPVAGILDVLDNYAFVRTSGYLAGPNDVYVSMNMVRKNGLRRGDAVTGAVRVPREGGESGGNNPRQKFNPLVRLDSVNGGPVEAAKNRPDFTKLTPLYPNQRLRLETTPDRLTTRVIDLIMPIGKGQRALIVSPPKAGKTTIMQDIANAITKNNPECHLMVVLVDERPEEVTDMQRSVKGEVIASTFDRPPSDHTQAAELAIERAKRLVEQGKDVVVLLDSITRLGRAYNNASPASGRILSGGVDSTALYPPKRFLGAARNIEHGGSLTIIATAMVETGSTGDTVIFEEFKGTGNAELKLDRKIAERRVFPAVDVNPSGTRKDELLLSPDEFAIVHKLRRVLSGLDSHQAIDLLMSQLRKTKTNYEFLVQVSKTTPGSMDVD, from the coding sequence GTGACAGATACGGACCTCTTCACGGCTGACAGCGCCAATGGCACTGGGGATTTACCGAACGCCGTGACATCTGAAAGCACCGCGACCGCTGACACCGCGGCGCCGGCTGCTGCCTCTGCGCCCGGAACGGACACCGCGCGGCGCGCTTCGAGCGCCCGTCCCGCGTCGCTGTCGACCATGGTGCTGCCTGAGCTGCGAGCGCTGGCCAAGGAAATCGGTGTTGAAGGCGCGTCCGGTTTGCGTAAGAGTGAATTGATCGCAGCTATTCGCGCCCATCGTGGCGAATCCAACGGAGCCACCGAGGCCCCCAAGAACGCCCCCGCCGACGCCCAGTCGGACGCCGGTGCCGAGGCTGCTGAGCAGCCCGCGACCCGTCGCCGTGAGCGCCGGGGTTCCTCGCGCCAGGCCGGCGCTCCTGCCGCCGACGCCGTCCAGGACGACGCGGGCAACGAGGCCGTGAAGGTTGAGGCGAAGGCGGAAGCCGCTGCCGAGGCCGACACCAAGAACACCGAGCCCGCCGCCGAGCAGCAGGAAAAGCCTGCCAAGCGTGAGCGTCAGGAACGACGCGAGAAGCGCGAGCAGTCCGGCGACGAGAACAAGGCCGACAACAAGGCCGAGAACAAGACCGACACCAAGCAGGACGACAAGCGCGACCAGAAGCAGGACCGCGACCAGAAGCAGGACCGGGGTCAGGGCCGCGACCAGTCCGATCAGCAGGACAACCAGCAGAACCGGGGCGGTAACTCGTCGGGCAACAACGATGACGACGGCGATGGCGATGGCCGCCAGGGCCGCCGCGGCCGCCGGTTCCGTGACCGTGACCGTCGCCGCCGCGGAGAGCGTGGCGCCGAGGGCGGTAACGAGACCGAGCTGCGTGAGGACGACGTCGTCCAGCCGGTCGCCGGCATCCTCGATGTCCTCGACAACTACGCCTTCGTCCGTACCTCGGGCTACCTGGCCGGGCCGAACGACGTCTACGTGTCCATGAACATGGTGCGCAAGAACGGTCTGCGCCGCGGCGACGCGGTCACCGGTGCGGTCCGTGTGCCCCGCGAGGGTGGTGAGAGCGGCGGCAACAACCCGCGGCAGAAGTTCAACCCGCTGGTGCGCTTGGACAGTGTCAACGGCGGTCCGGTCGAAGCGGCCAAGAACCGGCCTGACTTCACCAAGCTGACCCCGCTGTACCCGAACCAGCGGCTGCGCCTGGAGACCACGCCTGATCGGCTGACCACCCGCGTCATCGACCTGATCATGCCGATCGGTAAGGGCCAGCGTGCCCTGATCGTGTCGCCGCCCAAGGCCGGTAAGACCACGATCATGCAGGACATCGCCAACGCGATCACCAAGAACAATCCGGAATGCCACCTCATGGTGGTGCTCGTGGACGAGCGTCCGGAAGAGGTCACCGACATGCAGCGCTCGGTGAAGGGTGAGGTCATCGCCTCGACCTTCGACCGTCCGCCGTCAGACCACACCCAGGCTGCCGAGCTGGCGATCGAGCGGGCCAAGCGCCTGGTCGAGCAGGGCAAAGATGTGGTCGTCCTCCTCGACTCGATCACCCGCCTGGGCCGCGCGTACAACAACGCGTCGCCGGCCTCGGGCCGCATCCTGTCCGGTGGTGTGGACTCCACCGCGCTGTACCCGCCGAAGCGGTTCCTCGGCGCGGCGCGCAACATCGAACACGGCGGCTCGCTGACGATCATCGCCACGGCCATGGTCGAGACCGGTTCGACCGGTGACACCGTGATCTTCGAGGAGTTCAAGGGCACCGGCAACGCCGAGCTCAAGCTGGACCGCAAGATCGCCGAGCGCCGGGTCTTCCCCGCGGTCGACGTCAACCCGTCCGGCACCCGCAAGGACGAGCTGCTGCTCAGCCCGGATGAGTTCGCGATCGTGCACAAGCTGCGCCGGGTGTTGTCCGGACTGGATTCACACCAGGCCATCGACCTGCTGATGAGCCAGCTGCGCAAGACCAAGACCAACTACGAGTTCCTGGTGCAGGTCTCCAAGACCACCCCAGGCTCGATGGACGTCGACTGA
- the thrB gene encoding homoserine kinase, with product MNNTLPAGLTATAVVAASSANLGPGFDSLGLALSLYDEIIVETTESGLQLEVEGEGAGQVPLDATHLVVRAIEAGLQATGHRAAGLIVRCRNEIPHSRGLGSSAAAVVGGLAVVNGLVAQAGSDPLSEEQLIQLSSEFEGHPDNAAAAVLGGAVVSWTEADDEGRPRYRAAPIQVHPDIRLFPAVPQQRSSTAETRAVLPEQVSHTDARFNLSRAALLVVALSERPDLLMAATQDVLHQPQRAAAMPASAEYLQLLRRCGVAAVLSGAGPTVLGMSSQVGLPDEALDYGTANGFTVREMSVGAGVRWTSGVAARN from the coding sequence GTGAACAACACCCTGCCCGCCGGACTCACGGCCACCGCTGTCGTCGCGGCGTCCAGCGCCAATCTCGGTCCAGGCTTCGACAGCCTGGGCTTGGCGTTGAGCCTGTACGACGAGATCATCGTCGAGACAACCGAATCCGGCCTTCAGCTGGAGGTCGAGGGTGAGGGTGCGGGCCAGGTGCCGCTCGATGCGACGCACCTGGTGGTGCGGGCCATCGAGGCGGGTTTGCAGGCTACCGGCCATCGCGCCGCCGGACTGATCGTGCGCTGCCGCAACGAGATTCCGCATTCGCGTGGGCTCGGATCGTCGGCCGCCGCGGTCGTCGGAGGTCTGGCTGTGGTCAATGGCCTTGTCGCACAGGCTGGTTCGGATCCGTTGAGCGAAGAACAGCTGATTCAGCTGTCCAGTGAGTTCGAGGGGCATCCCGACAACGCCGCGGCGGCGGTGCTGGGCGGAGCCGTGGTGTCCTGGACCGAGGCCGACGACGAAGGGCGGCCGCGCTACCGTGCGGCGCCGATTCAGGTGCATCCGGACATCCGGTTGTTTCCCGCGGTTCCGCAGCAGCGGTCGTCCACCGCCGAGACTCGTGCGGTGCTGCCCGAGCAGGTCAGTCACACCGATGCGCGATTCAACCTCAGCCGCGCAGCCCTGCTCGTCGTGGCGTTGAGCGAGCGTCCGGATCTGCTGATGGCCGCCACGCAGGATGTGTTGCATCAGCCACAACGCGCCGCGGCGATGCCGGCCTCGGCGGAATACCTGCAACTCCTGCGGCGTTGTGGAGTGGCAGCAGTGCTGTCCGGGGCCGGGCCTACGGTTCTGGGGATGAGTTCCCAGGTGGGATTGCCTGATGAGGCCCTGGATTACGGCACTGCCAATGGGTTCACCGTCAGGGAGATGTCGGTCGGAGCGGGCGTCCGCTGGACGTCGGGTGTGGCCGCCAGGAACTGA
- the thrC gene encoding threonine synthase, whose product MNPGTQGKTSAGPVHRPWPGLIEAYRDRLPVGDNWTPITLLEGGTPLIHAKRLSELTGCTVHLKVEGLNPTGSFKDRGMTVAVTESLARGQEAVLCASTGNTSASAAAYAARAGITCAVLIPQGKIAMGKLAQAVMYGAKIIQVDGNFDDCLELARKITADFPTIALVNSVNPYRIEGQKTAAFEIVDALGTAPDVHALPVGNAGNITAYWKGYNEYHRDGLSDRLPRMLGTQAAGAAPLVLGEPVKEPETIATAIRIGSPASWSGAVEAQQQSKGRFLAATDEEILAAYHLIARNEGVFVEPASAASVAGLLKSIEDGWVKRGSTVVCTVTGNGLKDPDTALKDMPTVTAVPVDPVAVVAKLGLV is encoded by the coding sequence ATGAACCCCGGGACGCAAGGAAAGACCAGCGCAGGGCCGGTGCACCGGCCCTGGCCGGGATTGATCGAGGCCTACCGCGATCGGCTGCCGGTGGGCGACAACTGGACGCCGATCACCTTGCTCGAGGGCGGCACCCCACTCATCCACGCCAAGCGGCTGAGCGAACTCACCGGCTGCACGGTGCATCTCAAGGTCGAGGGGCTCAACCCGACCGGATCCTTCAAGGACCGCGGCATGACCGTGGCGGTCACCGAGTCGCTGGCCCGTGGGCAGGAGGCCGTGCTGTGCGCCTCCACCGGCAACACCTCGGCCTCGGCTGCGGCCTACGCCGCTCGGGCCGGCATCACCTGTGCGGTGCTGATCCCGCAGGGCAAGATCGCGATGGGCAAGCTGGCGCAGGCCGTCATGTACGGGGCCAAGATCATTCAGGTCGACGGCAATTTCGACGACTGCCTGGAGCTGGCCCGCAAGATCACCGCGGATTTCCCGACCATCGCCCTGGTGAACTCGGTCAACCCGTACCGCATCGAGGGGCAGAAGACCGCCGCGTTCGAGATCGTCGACGCGCTGGGCACCGCTCCCGACGTGCACGCGCTGCCGGTGGGCAACGCGGGCAACATCACCGCCTACTGGAAGGGCTACAACGAGTATCACCGCGACGGTCTGTCGGACCGGCTCCCGCGCATGCTCGGCACCCAGGCCGCCGGCGCTGCCCCGCTGGTGTTGGGTGAGCCGGTCAAGGAGCCCGAGACCATCGCCACCGCCATTCGGATCGGGTCGCCGGCCTCGTGGTCCGGCGCGGTCGAGGCCCAGCAGCAGTCCAAGGGCCGGTTCCTGGCGGCCACCGACGAGGAGATCCTGGCGGCGTATCACCTGATCGCGCGCAACGAAGGCGTGTTCGTCGAACCCGCGTCGGCGGCCAGCGTGGCCGGTCTGCTCAAGTCGATCGAGGACGGCTGGGTCAAGCGTGGCTCGACGGTGGTCTGCACCGTCACCGGCAACGGCCTCAAGGACCCCGATACCGCGCTCAAGGACATGCCCACCGTCACCGCGGTGCCGGTGGATCCGGTTGCCGTCGTCGCCAAGCTCGGACTGGTCTGA
- a CDS encoding homoserine dehydrogenase, translating into MSEKPIGVAVLGLGNVGSEVVRIINESAADLAARIGAPLEVRGIGVRKVSGDRGVPKELLTDDIVELVSRDDVDIVVELMGPVKPARKAILAALEQGKSVVTANKALMAQSTGELAQAAEKARVDLYFEAAVAGAIPVIRPLTQSLAGDSVLRVAGIVNGTTNYILSEMDSTGADYNSALADASALGYAEADPTADVEGYDAAAKAAILASIAFHTRVTADDVYREGITKVSAADFESARALGCTIKLLAICERLTSDEGKQRVSARVYPALVPLTHPLAAVNGAFNAVVVEAEAAGRLMFYGQGAGGAPTASAVMGDVVMAARNRVQGGRGPRESKYAKLPIAPIGFIPTRYYVNMNVSDRPGVLSAVAAEFAKREVSIAEVRQEGMVDEGGQPCGARIVVVTHQATDAALSETVEALADLDVVQTINSVLRMEGTNA; encoded by the coding sequence ATGAGTGAGAAGCCCATCGGCGTAGCGGTACTGGGGCTGGGCAACGTCGGCAGCGAAGTGGTGCGCATCATCAACGAGAGCGCCGCCGACCTGGCAGCCCGCATCGGCGCCCCGCTCGAGGTGCGCGGCATCGGCGTGCGCAAGGTCTCCGGCGACCGTGGGGTGCCCAAGGAGCTGCTCACCGACGACATCGTCGAGTTGGTGTCGCGCGACGACGTCGACATCGTGGTCGAGTTGATGGGCCCGGTGAAGCCGGCCCGCAAGGCCATCCTGGCCGCACTCGAACAGGGCAAGTCGGTGGTCACCGCCAACAAGGCGCTGATGGCACAGTCCACCGGTGAACTGGCGCAGGCCGCCGAAAAGGCGCGCGTCGACCTGTATTTCGAGGCCGCGGTGGCCGGTGCCATTCCCGTCATCCGCCCACTGACCCAGTCGCTGGCCGGTGATTCGGTGCTGCGGGTGGCGGGCATCGTCAACGGCACCACCAACTACATCCTGTCCGAGATGGACAGCACCGGAGCCGATTACAACTCAGCCCTGGCCGATGCCAGTGCGCTGGGCTACGCCGAGGCCGATCCGACCGCCGATGTCGAGGGCTATGACGCCGCGGCCAAGGCGGCGATTCTGGCCTCGATCGCCTTCCACACCAGGGTCACCGCCGACGACGTCTATCGCGAAGGCATCACCAAGGTGAGTGCCGCCGACTTCGAGTCGGCCCGGGCACTGGGTTGCACCATCAAACTGCTGGCCATCTGCGAGCGGCTGACCAGTGACGAAGGCAAGCAACGTGTTTCGGCGCGCGTCTACCCGGCGCTGGTGCCGTTGACGCACCCGCTGGCCGCCGTCAACGGTGCCTTCAACGCTGTGGTGGTCGAGGCCGAGGCAGCCGGTCGGCTGATGTTCTACGGCCAGGGCGCCGGGGGAGCGCCGACCGCATCGGCCGTGATGGGTGACGTCGTGATGGCCGCGCGCAACCGGGTCCAGGGTGGCCGTGGCCCGCGGGAATCCAAGTACGCGAAGCTCCCGATCGCCCCGATCGGATTCATCCCCACCCGCTACTACGTCAACATGAACGTCTCGGATCGGCCCGGTGTGTTGTCCGCCGTGGCAGCCGAATTCGCCAAGCGTGAGGTCAGCATCGCCGAGGTGCGCCAGGAAGGCATGGTCGACGAGGGCGGGCAGCCGTGCGGCGCGCGCATCGTGGTCGTCACCCACCAGGCCACCGATGCCGCGCTGTCGGAAACAGTTGAGGCGCTGGCCGATCTCGACGTGGTGCAGACCATCAACAGCGTGCTGCGTATGGAAGGAACGAACGCATGA
- the lysA gene encoding diaminopimelate decarboxylase, which yields MNAHPAGPRHAEEIHHPGAPAKPQSPDEILLLAPNVWPRNLVRGADGVVSIAGVPVTALAAEYGTPLFVIDEDDFRSRCREIAAAFGGGDHVHYAAKAFLCSEIARWVNQEGLSLDVATGGELAVALHAEFPPERITLHGNNKSVTELTAAVKAGVGHVVVDSLIEIERLDEVAGAAGIVQDVLVRVTPGVEAHTHEFISTAHEDQKFGLSLASGAAMDGVRKVFATDNLRLVGLHCHVGSQIFDVAGFELAAHRVIGLLRDVVSEFGVEKTSQMSIIDLGGGLGISYVPQDDPPPMQELADKLLAIVRSESEAVGLPTPKLVVEPGRAIAGPGTITLYEVGTVKDVAVSATALRRYVSVDGGMSDNIRPALYDAEYDARLVSRVSDASATLARIVGKHCETGDIVVRDTWVSDDIAPGDLLAVAATGAYCYSMSSRYNLLCRPAVVAVKDGKTRLVLRRETVDDLLSLEVSGQ from the coding sequence GTGAACGCGCACCCCGCCGGGCCCCGGCACGCCGAAGAGATCCACCACCCCGGCGCACCCGCCAAGCCGCAGTCTCCCGATGAGATCCTGCTGCTGGCGCCGAATGTGTGGCCGCGCAACCTGGTTCGCGGCGCCGACGGCGTGGTGTCGATCGCCGGAGTGCCGGTCACCGCACTGGCGGCCGAGTACGGCACTCCGCTCTTCGTGATCGACGAGGACGACTTCCGGTCGCGCTGCCGCGAGATCGCCGCGGCCTTCGGCGGCGGCGATCACGTGCACTACGCGGCCAAGGCGTTTCTGTGCAGCGAGATCGCGCGCTGGGTCAACCAGGAAGGCCTCTCGCTCGACGTCGCGACCGGGGGAGAGCTTGCCGTCGCGTTGCACGCGGAGTTCCCGCCGGAACGAATCACGTTGCACGGCAACAACAAATCCGTCACCGAGCTGACCGCCGCGGTCAAGGCCGGGGTCGGCCACGTGGTGGTCGACTCTCTGATCGAGATCGAGCGCCTGGACGAAGTCGCCGGAGCGGCGGGCATCGTCCAGGACGTGCTGGTCCGGGTGACCCCGGGCGTGGAGGCGCACACCCACGAGTTCATCTCGACCGCGCACGAGGACCAGAAGTTCGGCCTGTCGCTCGCCAGCGGTGCGGCGATGGACGGGGTGCGCAAGGTGTTCGCCACCGACAACCTGCGGCTGGTCGGCCTGCACTGCCATGTCGGCAGCCAGATCTTCGACGTGGCCGGCTTCGAACTGGCCGCCCACCGGGTGATCGGCCTGCTGCGTGACGTCGTTTCGGAGTTCGGTGTCGAGAAGACCTCGCAGATGTCGATCATCGACCTCGGCGGTGGCCTGGGCATTTCCTATGTGCCGCAAGATGATCCGCCGCCGATGCAGGAACTGGCCGACAAACTGCTGGCCATCGTGCGCAGCGAGTCCGAGGCCGTCGGGCTGCCGACGCCGAAGCTCGTGGTGGAGCCGGGCCGCGCCATCGCCGGGCCGGGCACCATCACCCTCTACGAGGTCGGCACCGTCAAGGACGTCGCGGTCAGCGCCACCGCGCTGCGGCGCTACGTCAGTGTCGACGGCGGGATGAGCGACAACATCCGCCCCGCCCTGTACGACGCCGAGTACGACGCGCGTCTGGTGTCCCGGGTCAGCGACGCATCCGCGACCCTGGCGCGCATCGTCGGAAAGCACTGCGAGACCGGCGACATCGTCGTTCGCGATACCTGGGTCTCCGATGACATCGCGCCGGGCGACCTGCTGGCAGTCGCCGCGACCGGCGCCTACTGCTATTCGATGTCGAGCCGGTACAACCTGCTGTGCCGACCCGCGGTGGTGGCTGTGAAGGACGGCAAGACGCGGTTGGTGCTCCGTCGGGAGACCGTCGACGATCTTTTGAGCCTGGAGGTGAGTGGTCAATGA